A genome region from Manihot esculenta cultivar AM560-2 chromosome 5, M.esculenta_v8, whole genome shotgun sequence includes the following:
- the LOC110615692 gene encoding ATP synthase subunit delta', mitochondrial produces the protein MLRRATGLLARPIISSRARPFSTDLPAAQTTDSNFVEAWKKVIPNMEPPKTPLSFMQPRPPTPSSIPSKLTVNFVLPYASELSNKEVDMVIIPSTTGQMGVLPGHVSTIAELKPGLLSVHEGNEVTKYFVSSGFAFIHANSFADIIAVEAVPLDQIDASLVQKGLAEFTQKLSSASTDLEKAEAQIGVDVHSALNAALTG, from the exons ATGCTGCGCCGAGCCACCGGACTCCTGGCCCGACCCATTATTAGCAGCAGGGCTCGACCCTTCTCGACGGATCTCCCGGCCGCCCAGACGACTGACTCCAACTTCGTTGAAGCGTGGAAGAAAGTGATCCCAAATATGGAGCCACCCAAGACCCCTCTCTCCTTCATGCAGCCCCGCCCTCCTACTCCCTCTTCTATCCCTTCCAAACTCACTGTTAACTTCGTGCTCCCCTATGCTTCTGAGTTGTCCAATAAAGAG GTTGACATGGTCATAATTCCATCAACGACAGGGCAAATGGGTGTTCTTCCTGGACACGTATCAACAATTGCAGAGTTGAAACCTGGGTTGTTATCTGTGCATGAAGGAAACGAAGTAACAAAGTATTTTGTTAGCAGTGGCTTTGCATTTATCCATGCAAATTCTTTTGCTGATATAATTGCAGTTGAGGCAGTGCCCCTTGATCAAATTGATGCCAGCTTAGTGCAGAAGGGACTTGCAGAGTTCACCCAGAAACTGAGCTCAGCCTCAACTGACCTTGAGAAAGCTGAAGCCCAAATTGGAGTTGATGTTCATAGTGCTCTCAACGCTGCTCTCACAGGATAG
- the LOC110615693 gene encoding 40S ribosomal protein S11, whose amino-acid sequence MAEQTEKAFLKQPKIFLSSKKSGKGKRPGKGGNRFWKSIGLGFKTPREAIEGTYIDKKCPFTGTVSIRGRILAGTCHSAKMNRTIIVRRNYLHFIKKYQRYEKRHSNIPAHISPCFRVKEGDHVIIGQCRPLSKTVRFNVLKVIPAGSSTGAKKAFTAI is encoded by the exons ATGGCGGAACAG ACGGAGAAAGCATTTTTGAAGCAACCCAAGATTTTCCTaag ctCTAAGAAATCTGGAAAAGGAAAGAGGCCTGGTAAAGGTGGAAACCGTTTCTGGAAAAGCATTGGATTGGGTTTTAAGACACCCAGAGAGGCCATTGAAG GAACTTATATTGATAAGAAATGCCCTTTTACTGGCACTGTTTCTATCAGAGGCCGTATCCTTGCCGGCACTTGCCACAGTGCAAAAATGAACAGAACCATTATTGTTCGGAGGAATTATCTTCACTTCATCAAGAAATACCAGAG GTATGAGAAACGGCACTCAAATATCCCAGCACACATATCCCCTTGTTTCCGTGTCAAAGAAGGAGATCATGTTATCATTGGCCAGTGCAG GCCATTGTCAAAGACCGTGAGGTTTAATGTTCTGAAGGTCATTCCAGCAGGGTCTTCTACTGGTGCAAAGAAGGCTTTCACAGCCATTTGA
- the LOC110614658 gene encoding uncharacterized protein LOC110614658 isoform X3: protein MMLKKLCCFVWLVLYHLLLPAFVSSKDHGNPANDLVEIINENRTALKLPKLNDSPGLGCMALQYVELCKDNCTGNRAVNCKPPEDDFTEVFAPNCGVELPTFGTITGHIVGCESKYLQPSEAFSHVIIKDNKALSLLRNKSHKEVGVGLVGFHKGPFFWCILFSDGQTNSTFVLEDRGKGIKQKTGCYSGSTFPCSYCAWSFHSIL, encoded by the exons ATGATGCTCAAGAAGCTCTGCTGCTTTGTGTGGCTTGTTCTCTATCATCTTCTTCTACCTGCTTTTGTTTCCTCCAAGGACCATG GAAATCCCGCAAATGATCTTGTAGAGATCATTAATGAGAATCGAACAGCCCTGAAACTTCCAAAGCTTAATGATAGCCCTGGCCTTGGCTGCATGGCCCTGCAATATGTTGAATTATGCAAGGATAACTGCACTGGTAACAGAGCTGTAAACTGCAAACCGCCTGAAGATGACTTCACTGAGGTGTTTGCTCCTAATTGTGGTGTAGAGCTACCCACTTTTGGCACCATAACTGGTCACATTGTAGGTTGCGAATCCAAGTATCTTCAACCATCAGAAGCCTTTTCTCATGTTATTATTAAAGACAATAAAGCTTTATCCCTTCTGagaaacaaatcacataaagaGGTGGGAGTGGGCTTGGTTGGGTTTCACAAGGGTCCTTTCTTTTGGTGTATTTTATTTAGTGATGGGCAGACGAATTCTACATTTGTTCTTGAAGATCGTGGCAAAGGGATTAAGCAGAAGACAGGGTGCTACAGCGGAAGCACTTTTCCGTGCAGTT ACTGTGCTTGGAGTTTTCATTCCATATTGTAA
- the LOC110614658 gene encoding uncharacterized protein LOC110614658 isoform X2 — MMLKKLCCFVWLVLYHLLLPAFVSSKDHGNPANDLVEIINENRTALKLPKLNDSPGLGCMALQYVELCKDNCTGNRAVNCKPPEDDFTEVFAPNCGVELPTFGTITGHIVGCESKYLQPSEAFSHVIIKDNKALSLLRNKSHKEVGVGLVGFHKGPFFWCILFSDGQTNSTFVLEDRGKGIKQKTGCYSGSTFPCSCGKKINCAWSFHSIL, encoded by the exons ATGATGCTCAAGAAGCTCTGCTGCTTTGTGTGGCTTGTTCTCTATCATCTTCTTCTACCTGCTTTTGTTTCCTCCAAGGACCATG GAAATCCCGCAAATGATCTTGTAGAGATCATTAATGAGAATCGAACAGCCCTGAAACTTCCAAAGCTTAATGATAGCCCTGGCCTTGGCTGCATGGCCCTGCAATATGTTGAATTATGCAAGGATAACTGCACTGGTAACAGAGCTGTAAACTGCAAACCGCCTGAAGATGACTTCACTGAGGTGTTTGCTCCTAATTGTGGTGTAGAGCTACCCACTTTTGGCACCATAACTGGTCACATTGTAGGTTGCGAATCCAAGTATCTTCAACCATCAGAAGCCTTTTCTCATGTTATTATTAAAGACAATAAAGCTTTATCCCTTCTGagaaacaaatcacataaagaGGTGGGAGTGGGCTTGGTTGGGTTTCACAAGGGTCCTTTCTTTTGGTGTATTTTATTTAGTGATGGGCAGACGAATTCTACATTTGTTCTTGAAGATCGTGGCAAAGGGATTAAGCAGAAGACAGGGTGCTACAGCGGAAGCACTTTTCCGTGCAGTTGTGGGAAGAAAATCA ACTGTGCTTGGAGTTTTCATTCCATATTGTAA
- the LOC110614658 gene encoding uncharacterized protein LOC110614658 isoform X1, with amino-acid sequence MMLKKLCCFVWLVLYHLLLPAFVSSKDHGNPANDLVEIINENRTALKLPKLNDSPGLGCMALQYVELCKDNCTGNRAVNCKPPEDDFTEVFAPNCGVELPTFGTITGHIVGCESKYLQPSEAFSHVIIKDNKALSLLRNKSHKEVGVGLVGFHKGPFFWCILFSDGQTNSTFVLEDRGKGIKQKTGCYSGSTFPCSCGKKISVLLNNIMTLVFLYILLFQLLHQNQFLMI; translated from the exons ATGATGCTCAAGAAGCTCTGCTGCTTTGTGTGGCTTGTTCTCTATCATCTTCTTCTACCTGCTTTTGTTTCCTCCAAGGACCATG GAAATCCCGCAAATGATCTTGTAGAGATCATTAATGAGAATCGAACAGCCCTGAAACTTCCAAAGCTTAATGATAGCCCTGGCCTTGGCTGCATGGCCCTGCAATATGTTGAATTATGCAAGGATAACTGCACTGGTAACAGAGCTGTAAACTGCAAACCGCCTGAAGATGACTTCACTGAGGTGTTTGCTCCTAATTGTGGTGTAGAGCTACCCACTTTTGGCACCATAACTGGTCACATTGTAGGTTGCGAATCCAAGTATCTTCAACCATCAGAAGCCTTTTCTCATGTTATTATTAAAGACAATAAAGCTTTATCCCTTCTGagaaacaaatcacataaagaGGTGGGAGTGGGCTTGGTTGGGTTTCACAAGGGTCCTTTCTTTTGGTGTATTTTATTTAGTGATGGGCAGACGAATTCTACATTTGTTCTTGAAGATCGTGGCAAAGGGATTAAGCAGAAGACAGGGTGCTACAGCGGAAGCACTTTTCCGTGCAGTTGTGGGAAGAAAATCAGTGTGTTATTGAACAATATTATGACCTTGGTTTTTCTATACATTCTTCTGTTTCAACTTTTGCATCAAAATCAGTTTCTGATGATCTGA
- the LOC110615719 gene encoding E3 ubiquitin-protein ligase RNF12-A: MSNVMLLGIVTNKGKRGPNWRSSKAPSDFKHYAGQNAYVESRGWCIISQRRRPTSVLVLLVNRLRAMGSSNSRSVSSPSRSGRKRRLLPSLFCGSSVSHSPMEMSDHVDDSSTGSPQNSTRPRHISVSSEQQSSSTFLLETGLSGFCAETGSNSDSAVDTSFTHSFSNHSENSELHYQQVNVNDNLMEAHRDDKSLSADAPLTSIVGQDTGDVHSDAETIADMSVDGNTADFSSDVSGSLVDSQPLPRSLLSIGEQGQIGMGVLLVDVVSIHSNTLSSTIDEISNREMRRNTRRMFWDAFSRNSFRRNSDFPTIVFTTRHADDLGSSDRWLLDFSGDLHYDGVGRESVVSSTRNDHRSGRQWQSRYETPERFHDVHDEQTWQGSSCATGRHPRGTCSCESSFLGEESSSQANISQSQIFMLADALFEVLEEIHHHRMSRSLSMLTLPAPEAVVNSFPLKNHKVSCKSENGAHDVQQCHICLVDYEEGDKIRVLPCSHEYHMLCVDKWLKEVHGVCPLCRDDVCKGVAEGSSSNPEIPSL; the protein is encoded by the exons ATGTCCAACGTTATGCTACTCGGAATCGTTACAAACAAAGGCAAGAGGGGTCCCAACTGGAGATCTTCCAAAGCACCGTCAGATTTCAAACATTATGCGGGCCAAAATGCTTACGTGGAATCACGCGGGTGGTGTATAATTTCTCAAAGGCGAAGACCGACTTCTGTGCTTGTGCTGTTAG TCAATAGACTCAGAGCAATGGGTTCCAGCAATAGCAGGTCAGTGTCGAGTCCTTCCAGGTCAGGGCGTAAGCGCCGATTACTCCCTTCCCTCTTCTGCGGCTCCTCTGTTTCTCACTCTCCTATGGAG ATGAGTGATCATGTGGATGATTCTTCAACAGGGTCTCCTCAAAACTCGACTCGGCCTCGTCATATATCAGTTAGCTCTGAGCAGCAGTCTTCTTCAACTTTTCTACTTGAAACTGGTTTGAGTGGTTTCTGTGCGGAAACTGGAAGCAATAGTGATTCTGCTGTGGATACTTCCTTCACGCATAGCTTTAGTAATCATTCTGAGAATTCCGAATTACATTATCAGCAGGTAAATGTTAATGACAATCTCATGGAAGCTCATCGAGATGATAAGTCACTTTCTGCTGATGCACCACTCACAAGCATTGTGGGTCAGGATACTGGGGATGTTCATTCAGATGCGGAGACCATAGCAGATATGAGTGTGGATGGCAATACAGCTGATTTTAGTTCTGATGTATCTGGTTCTTTGGTGGATTCTCAACCACTTCCAAGGTCTCTCTTATCAATTGGGGAACAAGGTCAGATAGGCATGGGCGTGCTTTTGGTTGATGTGGTGAGTATTCATTCCAACACTTTGTCTAGTACCATTGATGAAATTAGTAACCGTGAGATGAGAAGGAATACTAGAAGGATGTTTTGGGATGCTTTCTCAAGAAACAGTTTTAGGCGGAATAGTGATTTCCCAACCATTGTTTTTACGACTCGTCATGCTGATGATCTAGGATCTTCTGACAGATGGCTCCTTGATTTTAGTGGTGATCTTCATTATGATGGTGTTGGTCGTGAGTCTGTAGTCTCTAGCACTAGGAATGATCACAGAAGTGGACGACAATGGCAATCAAGATACGAG ACGCCAGAAAGATTTCACGATGTCCATGATGAGCAAACATGGCAAGGTTCTTCATGTGCAACAGGGCGTCATCCACGCGGTACATGTTCATGTGAATCCTCATTCCTTGGTGAGGAGTCCAGTAGCCAAGCAAACATTTCACAATCACAAATATTCATGCTTGCAGATGCACTCTTTGAG GTACTCGAGGAAATTCATCACCATCGCATGTCTCGTTCACTATCTATGCTCACACTGCCGGCTCCTGAAGCTGTTGTGAATTCATTTCCCCTTAAGAATCATAAAGTTTCTTGTAAATCTGAGAATGGGGCACATGATGTGCAACA GTGCCACATTTGCTTGGTTGACTATGAGGAAGGGGATAAAATTAGAGTCCTTCCTTGTTCTCATGAATATCACATGTTATGTGTTGATAAATGGCTCAAAGAAGTACATGG GGTATGCCCTCTCTGCAGAGATGATGTTTGCAAGGGTGTAGCTGAAGGTTCTTCCTCAAACCCTGAGATCCCATCTCTTTGA
- the LOC110615720 gene encoding E3 ubiquitin-protein ligase ATL4, whose translation MSSSSPLSPPLLPFNSNTQDTHPSPFQNLKPSILVILLILSITFLLSISLCLLLRHLNRRCLLHLSSSSHVSTATIPIATSSSSNRHSNNRVSPESPVSSLIDSLPLFTFSSIKRRSTTSPADCAVCLSNFEPQDQLRLLPLCCHAFHVLCIDTWLQSNQTCPLCRLPIHASESDLLKALSSSIDGGISESFRLEIGSISCRQTASDSAVEHRSSYSVGSFEYIVDEEAEVTMSHMHRRSVSEKEVAAPVHQSTQEPNLAFEVASGRSWLQDYVDRLSASLSSRAFSFRSSGRFFTGSSRRSENVSTGDYDLEANRVVEEMNEIFRWFSGV comes from the coding sequence ATGTCGTCGTCGTCGCCGCTGTCGCCTCCTCTTCTTCCCTTCAACAGTAACACTCAAGATACGCATCCTTCTCCTTTCCAAAATCTTAAACCTAGCATCCTTGTTATTCTTTTGATCCTCTCCattactttccttctttccATTTCTCTCTGTCTTCTTCTCCGCCACCTTAACCGCCGTTGTCTCCTCCACCTCTCTTCTTCCTCTCATGTTTCCACTGCCACCATTCCCATCGCCACATCCTCTTCTTCTAATCGCCATTCCAACAATCGTGTTTCACCTGAAAGTCCTGTATCCTCTCTCATCGATTCTCTCCCGCTCTTCACCTTCAGCTCCATTAAACGCCGTTCGACAACCTCTCCCGCTGATTGTGCCGTCTGTTTGTCCAACTTCGAACCGCAGGATCAACTCCGTCTTCTTCCGCTCTGTTGCCATGCTTTTCATGTTCTTTGCATCGACACGTGGCTTCAGTCTAACCAAACGTGTCCTCTTTGCCGATTACCGATTCATGCATCCGAGTCTGATCTTTTGAAGGCGCTATCTAGCTCCATTGATGGAGGCATTTCAGAAAGCTTCCGCCTTGAGATTGGCTCCATTAGCTGCCGTCAAACAGCTTCCGATTCCGCCGTCGAGCATCGAAGTTCCTATTCCGTTGGCTCTTTCGAGTACATTGTGGATGAAGAAGCTGAGGTTACTATGAGTCACATGCACAGGAGAAGCGTTTCAGAGAAGGAAGTCGCAGCTCCAGTACATCAGTCGACGCAAGAGCCGAACCTAGCCTTCGAAGTAGCCAGCGGAAGAAGTTGGCTTCAGGATTACGTTGACAGGCTCTCGGCTTCGCTCTCATCACGTGCTTTTTCGTTTCGAAGTTCTGGAAGGTTTTTCACTGGAAGTAGTCGCCGAAGTGAGAATGTCAGCACCGGAGATTACGACTTGGAAGCGAATCGGGTGGTGGAAGAGATGAACGAAATATTTCGCTGGTTCTCAGGGGTATGA
- the LOC110614436 gene encoding 10 kDa chaperonin 1, chloroplastic, giving the protein MASSFAFLSKPVLLNKTSSPSLPQQRLAGLRRNSLRINAIAKKWEPTKVVPQADRVLIRLEELPEKSTGGVLLPKSAVKFERYLMGEVLSVGTEVGEVEAGKKVLFSDINAYEVDLGTDAKHCFCKAGDLLAVVE; this is encoded by the exons ATGGCGTCCTCATTTGCGTTTCTATCAAAACCTGTCTTGCTTAACAAGACTAGTTCCCCTTCTCTCCCTCAACAGAGGCTTGCAG GGTTGAGGAGAAATTCTCTTAGAATCAATGCAATTGCCAAAAAATGGGAACCCACGAAG GTTGTTCCTCAAGCTGATAGGGTTCTTATCCGTCTTGAAGAATTACCCGAG AAATCAACTGGTGGAGTTTTGTTGCCTAAATCAGCTGTGAAATTTGAACGCTACTTAATGGGGGAG GTCCTATCTGTTGGTACTGAGGTTGGGGAAGTGGAGGCTGGAAAGAAG GTTCTTTTCTCAGACATAAATGCTTATGAG GTTGATTTAGGAACAGATGCCAAGCACTGCTTTTGCAAAGCTGGGGATTTACTGGCTGTGGTTGAGTGA